CTGGTCGGCGGCCATGATCAGGTCACCCTCGTTCTCGCGGCCGGCGTCGTCGACGACCACCACCATCCCGCCCTCGCGGATCGTGGCGATGGCCGCCTCGATGCTGGCGAACGTAGGTGTCGGTGTCGGCGTCACGTCGTCCTCCCGTCGCACAGCCGTTGGACGTACCTGGCGAGCACGTCGGCTTCGAGGTTGACCCGGTCGCCAGGTCGTGCATCACCCAGCGTGGTCGATGCGCAGGTGTGGGGGATCAGCCCCACACGGAACGCGGCGTCGCCGTCGCGGTCGTCGACGTCGATGACCGTGAGGCTGACACCGGCCACCGCGACCGAGCCCTTCCGCGCGACCAACGGTGCGATCGCCGCAGGCGCAGCGATGGTGAGGGTGACGGTCCCCGGCTGATCGTCGCGAGCCAGGACCGACCCGACCGCGTCGACGTGGCCCTGGAGCAGGTGCCCCCCGAACCGACCGTCGGCGGCCAGCGCCCTCTCCAGGTTGACGCGCCCACCGGCGTCGAGGTCGCCCAGAGCGGTGGCGCGCAGCGTCTCGGCCATCAGGTCGGCGGCGAAGCCGGTGGGAGTCACGGCAGCGACGGTGAGGCAGCAGCCGTCCACCGCGATCGACGCACCCAGCGACAGGTCGGGAACGATGGCGTGGCAGCCGACCTCGAGCCGGGCGCGGTCGGTGCTGCGCTCGAGCCGCTCGACGCGGCCGACCTCCTCGATGATCCCGGTGAACACCTCACCTCCCTGTTCGCTGCAACCCGTCGCGCGCCGACGCGGTCGTGGCCGCGCCGTCGGTGCGCTGCGGTCGGGCGGTCAGCCACAGGTCGGCCCCGAGCTGGCGCACCTCGTCGATCCGCCACAGCCAGCGGTCCTCGACGCTCGCCGCCCCGGGCGGGGCGAACGCCGCCAGGCCGTCCCCGCCGATGGTGCAGGGGGCGACGAACACCTCGAGGCGGTCGATCAGCTCGGCGCGCTGCAACGCCCCGGCGAGGGTGGCACCACCCTCGACCAGCAGGCTCTGCACCCGCCGTTCGGTCAGCGCCCTGAGCGCAGCATCCAGCGCGACGCCGGCGGGCGCGCCGTCGGCGGCGTCCGTCGTGGGAACGACGA
This genomic stretch from Actinomycetota bacterium harbors:
- a CDS encoding riboflavin synthase, whose product is MFTGIIEEVGRVERLERSTDRARLEVGCHAIVPDLSLGASIAVDGCCLTVAAVTPTGFAADLMAETLRATALGDLDAGGRVNLERALAADGRFGGHLLQGHVDAVGSVLARDDQPGTVTLTIAAPAAIAPLVARKGSVAVAGVSLTVIDVDDRDGDAAFRVGLIPHTCASTTLGDARPGDRVNLEADVLARYVQRLCDGRTT